The genomic region CGAATATTGTGTTCAATATAATGAAAAAGACCTCGATTTCGTACACCGCATTATGCAAGAAGAAGGCATCTATTACTACTTTGATCAAAGTAGCGAACAAGAAGAATTAGTTTTAACCGACAGTAATGATAAATTGTTAGAATGTATTTCGGTAACCGGGTCTTCTATTGATCTCATACCCGCTGATGCCGGAGCCCCAGAAAAAGAAGTTGTGCAATCTTTTTACGCCGGTACACAATTACATTCGACGAGTATTATTCTGCACGAATATGATTGGAAACAACCAGCCCAACCAGCTCATCATGAGGCTAGTGCTCAAGATAATGCTCAGCATGATCGAATTATATATGATAGTGAGCCACATATTTGTGTTAGTGAAAGTGGTAATGATGGCGCTATACGTAAACAAGTACGTCAAGAGGAATTTGCTGCCTTAGGAAAAACCGGCACTGGAAAAGGTATTTTAATTGGATTTTTCGCAGGTAGCTCATTTGAACTGGTAGGACATACTCAAAGTGAACTTGACTGCAAGTATATCTTAGTTGAAGTCGAACACTACGGAACAGTACCTGATAACTGGGATGGCGAGAGCAACAGCGAAACCGAATATTACAACACTTTCACTGTGATTCCGGCTGATGTCCCATTTAGACCTGCCCACGATACGATACGTCCGACAGTAGGAATGCTAACTGCCACTGTCGTTGGCCCTTCTGGTGAAGAAATTCACACAGATAAAGATGGCCGCATCAAAGTGCAGTTCCATTGGGATCAAGATGGGCAAAACGATGAAAATAGCTCGTGCTGGATCCGAGTTGCGCAAATATGGGCTGGTTCAGGTTTCGGTATGCTTTTCATTCCACGTATGGGAATGGAAGTAGTCGTTCAATTTGTTGAAGGTCACCCTGACCGTCCTCTTGTCACTGGTTGTGTCTATAATGGTCGCAATGCTCCACCAATTAAATTACCCGATGACAAAACAAAAAGTGGTTTAGTTACTCGTAGTTCATTAGAAGGTACTGACGGCAACGAACTTATTTTTGAAGATGCTAAAGATAACGAAGAAATTTATCTACAAGCTCAACGCGATTGGAATATCTTAGTTAAAAATAACCAAGACGAAACTGTTCGAGGCGATAGCTCAAGAACTGTCGAAGGTAATGATGATAATACCATCAAGGGCAATCACACTGAAAGAATAAAAGGTAATGACAATTGCCAAGTTGATAAAGATCGTACCATCAAGATTAAAGGTAATTATACTGCAACTATCAATAAAGACTCAAAAATTATTATCGATGGTAAGTCTACAACAAGCGTTGAAAAAGACTATACATTATCAGTTAGCGGTAAAGCGAATGAGACAGTAGATAAAGATTACACGCTAAGTATAAGCGGTGATGCTAAAACCACAGTTGATAAAGAATATAAACTGCAAGTAACCAAAGATGCCAGTTGGAGTGTTGATGGTAAAAGCAAAGTTCAAATTAAAGATGACAGCGAAACCAAACTTGAAAAGAACATGAAACTCGCTGTAACAAAAGAAGCTCAAATATCAGTAGATAAGAATATGCAAGTAAAGGTCAGTAAAGAGATGACCCTTAAAGCAGATAAAACACTTACGCTTAAATGCGGTAGCGCCAGTATAATTCTAAAAAAAGACGGTAAAATAACGATCAAAGGTTCTGATATTAATGTTAAAGGCTCTGGTAAAGTTAAGGTTAAAGGTTCAAAGATCGGAAATAATTAATTTAATGTTTGTTATATTTTAGAACGTCCAAGTAAATGTAGTTGATACTCCGTCGGGGGCAATCGAAACGCTAGTAGTTGGATTATTAAGCCAAAACAGATCTACTGCAAATAATGATGCTGATATAACTGCTGTAGCGCCACCAATAATTGCTAATGTTCTAGCTAAATCATTTTTCCTTTCATAATCTTTTGTTTTTTTAGCAGCTATCGGCTGAGGTGTATTTCTATTATTTGCTTTGTCATAATCTTTCATACCATCTAAATAATAGTAGAGGCTAGTTCCAAACAAACCAAGAGTGACGGCCCCAGCACCAATACCGACGTATGATAAAATATGGCTATTTCCCTCTAGGTTAGTAGTTGGTGTGGTTGTCGCATTAGTCGGAGCGATAACATTGCCAGCGTTAGTAGTTGAAGATGCTGTAGATGACGTTGATGCATTAGATGCGTCTTGGGTAGTTTCAGTTGCCTGAGACGTTGATGAACTCTGTGTTTGGTTAGCATTTGAATCTGATGTTTTTTCTGTTGGTAATGGTATTAATGGTACCAACTCAAGATCATCAGTTGATGCACTAGCAATTGCAGTCTCTGGTTTAAAGAAATCTGGTAATATCGCAGCCAAAGCTTTATCAACACCCTTGAGGCTATTTATCTCAACTGTAGCTTGATTTTCTAAACGACCACTTGAAGCTACTACTTTTAGTTTACATTGATTTCGATTTGCCTTTAGTTGTTTAACGCTAATTAAAACAACGGCATCAACCTTTAAAGTGCCCGCAAGACGCGCTAGGCAAGCTACTTCAGCATTGCAACGCTCGACTGCTGGTGTACCCTTGAGTTTCTCCGCCACCACCACAGCCGGCACTGGCGTCGCTGCTTTACTTTTTATCTCGTGTTCTATTCTTTTTTCTATAGCACGTTTGATTTCTTTTGATACTGCGCCATGTGAGGTTGTAGGAAGTACGGCAATTTGTCGACTTGATGTATTTTTGGCATTTTTATCTAATGCTGAAACTGTCGCAGTGTAATTGAATAACTGAGACAAGTTGTTTGCAGCAAATGCGTAAACACCAAAAAATAATACTGTTGTGGTGGCAACTGCAGTAACGATTGAGGTGTAATTTATGCGTAACATGATGCAGCACTCTATCGATAAAATCCAAGTCCGGGAAGCCTAAAAAAGGCGTTTTTTTAATGAAATGCCTATTGAAGGTTTGGATTATGGTTTATCAGTTGGAAAGTTAAAGGGTTTTCGTGACGATTGAGAATTATCGTCTTTTTGAGTTTTTATAACCGTCATTGCTGTTGCAAGTATCGAAGCGACATCACTAATGTTTGACGGGATAATTAAACTGTTATTGGTCTTAGCTAAATTACCAAACTCACTAATATACTGCTCAGCAACCCTTAGTTGCACTGCTTCTATCCCTCCAGGATCGCCAATCGAGGCTGCCACGGTACGAAGGCCTTCGGCTGTTGCTCGTGCTACGGCCAAAATAGCATTGGCTTTACCCTCGGCTTCGTTAATTTGTTGTTGTTTTTTCGCTTCTGAAGCTTTTATAACTCGTTGCTTTTGACCTTCAGCTTCGTTAATTGCAGCGTCGCGATCACCTTCTGATTGCAATACTACTGCACGTTTCTCACGCTCGGCGCGCATTTGTTTTTCCATTGCGGCTAACACATCTATCGGCGGCGTAATATTTTTAATTTCATAGCGTAATACTTTAATGCCCCAGGACTCAGAGGCTTTATCAAGCTCAAAGACAACTAAACTGTTTATATTAGAGCGTTCTTCAAAAGTTTTATCGAGATCTATTTTACCAATTTCACTACGTAAAGTGGTCTGAGCTAATTGTGTTATCGCAAAAATATAGTCGGCAATTCCATATGACGCTAACTGTGGGTCAAGGACTTTTAAATAAATAATGCCGTCAATTCTAACTTGCACATTATCTTTAGTAATGCAGATCTGCTCAGGAATATCGAGGGCTTGTTCTTTAAGTAGGTGTCGATAGCGAATTACATCTAAAAATGGAAAAAGCAAATGAAAACCGGCACCTAAAGTGCCTAGGTATTTGCCAAGTCGTTCAACTACATAAGCATGCTGTTGTGGTACTACAACAGCAATTCTATACAGAACAAACAATAAAAAAACGGCGATAACGATACCGACAAAAACGCCTTGAGTAGTAGTCATCAATAGCTCCAAAGTTTAAATTTATTCAGTTTTTACCCACACGGTTAACCCATCAATAGATTCAACCTGGCATGTAGTTCCAACTACTATCCTGTCATTTGCTTTGCTGCGTGCGCTCCAGCTTGAACCTCGTAATTCAATACGGCCAATACCATTTACTGGAATATCTTCAATTACTAGAGCGATTTCGCCGGCAAAACTATTAACCGTATTGTTGCTATTATTTAGCAACTTTAATCGTTGTTGTAGGGGTTTGCGCAAAAATAGCAAGGTTATGATAGCAACAGCTGAAAAAATAAGCCATTGAATCCATAATGAATTGATTACGCCGATTCCGGTAATTACTCCCATACATATCGCTGCAATACCAAAGAAAAATGCAACAAAACTGCCTGGTAAAAACAACTCGGCTGCAAGAAATACTACTCCGAGTATTATCCACCACCACCATTGCATAGAAAACCTCGAATGAAAGTTCGCGTGAAATGCTAGCACGTGAAGCTATTAAAATGCCAGTGTAAGTATAATATAAAAAATAAGCTAACGTTTTTATAAATACAGGCAAACCGAGCAATTCTAGATCAGGGGAGGTCCCTAGTACTCGCTAACATAATAAAAATATTAAAAAATCGAACTAGTTGGGAATAATTTTAGCATTAAATTGGTTTGACTCCGTGATGTAAACTAACTATTTGTCGGCTTTAAGCAAATCGTGGTTCATATCGGTGGTGAGCAGCGTGTAAGCTCATACTTAAACCACAGGTTGACTACCGACGCAAATTAATAAACTCGCGTACGGATTAGTTGAATCATTAGTAAATAGACTGACTTGATTATCAATAGCTTGCTAACAACAGTTGTATGATTAAAGTTTAGGAAGAGTTAAAAATGAGTTCAGCAATAAGTGAATTACAACAACAAATAATAAACCATACCGATACTATCAGTAGTTTAAGAGCAGAGATTTCTAAAATAATTGTTGGGCAGCAGTATTTGATTGACCGAATTTTGCTTGGACTTATTGCTGATGGTCATATTCTT from Deltaproteobacteria bacterium harbors:
- the tssI gene encoding type VI secretion system tip protein VgrG → MAFGPVSYEFTADNAPQQWRVRRFNFREKLSGIYHCHIDLVASELEADIDSLLGSSASITLARITGVERHVRGIIAKVRNAGALRGHVLVQIELVPALFALSQTSNSRIFQAMKAPDILEQVLSQALQPYQRSVKLDLQRSDYAEREYCVQYNEKDLDFVHRIMQEEGIYYYFDQSSEQEELVLTDSNDKLLECISVTGSSIDLIPADAGAPEKEVVQSFYAGTQLHSTSIILHEYDWKQPAQPAHHEASAQDNAQHDRIIYDSEPHICVSESGNDGAIRKQVRQEEFAALGKTGTGKGILIGFFAGSSFELVGHTQSELDCKYILVEVEHYGTVPDNWDGESNSETEYYNTFTVIPADVPFRPAHDTIRPTVGMLTATVVGPSGEEIHTDKDGRIKVQFHWDQDGQNDENSSCWIRVAQIWAGSGFGMLFIPRMGMEVVVQFVEGHPDRPLVTGCVYNGRNAPPIKLPDDKTKSGLVTRSSLEGTDGNELIFEDAKDNEEIYLQAQRDWNILVKNNQDETVRGDSSRTVEGNDDNTIKGNHTERIKGNDNCQVDKDRTIKIKGNYTATINKDSKIIIDGKSTTSVEKDYTLSVSGKANETVDKDYTLSISGDAKTTVDKEYKLQVTKDASWSVDGKSKVQIKDDSETKLEKNMKLAVTKEAQISVDKNMQVKVSKEMTLKADKTLTLKCGSASIILKKDGKITIKGSDINVKGSGKVKVKGSKIGNN
- a CDS encoding paraslipin gives rise to the protein MTTTQGVFVGIVIAVFLLFVLYRIAVVVPQQHAYVVERLGKYLGTLGAGFHLLFPFLDVIRYRHLLKEQALDIPEQICITKDNVQVRIDGIIYLKVLDPQLASYGIADYIFAITQLAQTTLRSEIGKIDLDKTFEERSNINSLVVFELDKASESWGIKVLRYEIKNITPPIDVLAAMEKQMRAEREKRAVVLQSEGDRDAAINEAEGQKQRVIKASEAKKQQQINEAEGKANAILAVARATAEGLRTVAASIGDPGGIEAVQLRVAEQYISEFGNLAKTNNSLIIPSNISDVASILATAMTVIKTQKDDNSQSSRKPFNFPTDKP
- a CDS encoding NfeD family protein — translated: MQWWWWIILGVVFLAAELFLPGSFVAFFFGIAAICMGVITGIGVINSLWIQWLIFSAVAIITLLFLRKPLQQRLKLLNNSNNTVNSFAGEIALVIEDIPVNGIGRIELRGSSWSARSKANDRIVVGTTCQVESIDGLTVWVKTE